A genomic window from Leeia speluncae includes:
- a CDS encoding histidine phosphatase family protein produces MKTITHLCLIRHGETPWNVERRLQGHLDIPLNETGLSQAEQVAEHLPDLPYTALYASDLTRTRQTAAPLAKKTGLLPIVTSRLRERHYGILQGLNPEEMLSQYPEETAHYDARTPSFDAVNGESLQSLHDRITVLMDRLAKQHRGEYIILVTHGGVLDIVHRWINQQPLDTQREFPIPNAAYNWISHNDEDGWKIEAWADRSHLANTLDEL; encoded by the coding sequence ATGAAAACTATCACGCATTTATGTTTGATTCGGCATGGTGAAACGCCATGGAATGTAGAACGTCGATTGCAAGGGCATTTAGATATACCCTTGAATGAGACAGGGCTTTCGCAAGCAGAACAGGTCGCCGAACACCTGCCAGATCTTCCCTACACTGCGCTTTACGCGAGTGACCTGACCCGCACACGCCAAACGGCTGCACCTTTAGCAAAGAAAACCGGGTTGTTACCTATCGTGACTTCGCGCTTACGGGAAAGGCACTACGGCATTTTACAGGGGCTAAACCCCGAAGAAATGCTGTCTCAGTACCCGGAAGAAACCGCGCATTACGATGCAAGAACGCCATCGTTTGATGCTGTTAATGGTGAGTCTTTACAATCGTTGCATGATCGAATCACGGTATTAATGGATCGACTTGCCAAGCAGCATCGAGGCGAATACATTATTCTAGTGACACATGGGGGCGTATTGGATATTGTGCATCGCTGGATTAATCAGCAGCCACTTGATACCCAACGTGAGTTTCCTATCCCCAATGCCGCCTATAATTGGATTAGCCATAATGATGAAGATGGCTGGAAAATTGAAGCTTGGGCAGATCGATCTCACTTAGCCAATACATTAGACGAACTATGA
- a CDS encoding DUF1425 domain-containing protein encodes MKFTKLVGLICFTLILSAPPVMAESIASKIEQLGKMDEVSVVGIKKVVRDGLVRLQIELSNADNEIQQFTWRIRWLDDSGFQVGSEEVWKPEVIYGKQKKVLSTVAPSPQATDFKVELYSPENYANGANEPSKN; translated from the coding sequence ATGAAGTTTACTAAGTTGGTTGGTTTAATTTGCTTTACCCTGATTCTGAGTGCGCCGCCGGTGATGGCGGAGTCAATTGCTTCTAAGATTGAACAACTCGGCAAAATGGATGAGGTTTCTGTTGTTGGAATTAAGAAAGTTGTACGCGATGGCTTGGTGAGGCTTCAGATAGAACTGAGCAATGCTGATAACGAAATTCAACAATTCACTTGGCGCATACGCTGGTTAGATGATTCTGGGTTCCAAGTTGGAAGCGAAGAAGTCTGGAAGCCGGAAGTTATTTACGGTAAGCAGAAAAAAGTATTGTCTACTGTAGCACCTAGCCCACAGGCGACAGATTTTAAAGTGGAACTGTATAGCCCAGAAAACTATGCAAATGGGGCGAATGAACCGTCAAAGAATTAA
- a CDS encoding COG3014 family protein yields MIKATIALALVLGLTGCANMLPTKDWKTRLPGAEKDMSVSEDLLTSLEEGEARRITGNQAGANLAWLSADEKVRKWEDVAKSAPESLLEGLGAVLVNDKVRSYDGKDFERVALASRLAMSYLAQGDWDRARTEVTKLHERESVIADLREKEVDKLKSKSNSDNINTDVMVLNGYPVHTLNNPEVISLRNGYQSAIGHYLAGFVYEQSGDSSLAAAGYRQAIELRPDVKSLKNALQGLDQRVKRSDPKATDTLFIVEAGEVTPIKSQTIPIPVNTPNGFIAVPMSFPIIPDQIEALLPRSIIIDGQAFNVDGVTNYEAMSRRSLKDEMPAIILRSTIRAITKGIAIKEAQRQDSLAGLFVNIVAMATEMADDRMWRALPAKVGIARTKLTVGKHILQVDGLSFPFEVAGKYAAISMRTFQGKTFVSFPNGLTVRTDIPVEVADAPVIK; encoded by the coding sequence ATGATTAAAGCAACAATAGCTTTAGCTCTCGTGCTGGGCTTGACGGGTTGTGCCAATATGCTGCCAACCAAAGATTGGAAGACACGTCTTCCTGGTGCAGAAAAAGATATGAGCGTATCAGAAGACTTGCTGACTTCGCTCGAAGAAGGGGAGGCTCGCCGCATTACTGGCAACCAAGCAGGTGCCAATTTGGCTTGGCTAAGTGCTGATGAAAAAGTTAGAAAATGGGAGGATGTTGCCAAGAGTGCTCCTGAATCCTTACTTGAAGGCTTAGGGGCTGTATTAGTTAATGACAAAGTGAGATCTTACGATGGCAAGGACTTTGAACGAGTGGCGTTAGCCTCTCGCTTAGCTATGAGCTATCTTGCGCAAGGGGATTGGGACCGCGCCAGAACGGAGGTAACGAAACTACACGAAAGAGAAAGCGTGATTGCAGATCTTCGTGAAAAAGAAGTCGATAAACTGAAGTCTAAATCGAATTCAGACAATATTAATACTGATGTAATGGTCTTAAATGGCTATCCAGTCCATACGCTGAATAATCCAGAGGTAATTTCATTACGGAACGGATATCAAAGTGCAATTGGACATTATTTGGCAGGCTTTGTTTACGAGCAGTCAGGAGATTCGTCATTGGCAGCTGCTGGCTATCGGCAAGCAATTGAATTACGTCCTGATGTAAAAAGTCTCAAAAATGCATTGCAAGGCTTGGATCAGCGAGTTAAGAGGTCTGATCCTAAAGCCACCGATACCTTATTTATTGTGGAAGCAGGGGAGGTTACTCCTATTAAATCTCAGACGATCCCAATTCCGGTGAATACGCCAAATGGTTTTATTGCTGTGCCAATGTCATTCCCCATTATCCCTGACCAAATAGAGGCGCTTCTACCTCGATCGATTATCATTGATGGCCAAGCATTCAATGTGGATGGGGTTACCAATTATGAGGCGATGTCACGTCGTTCACTCAAGGATGAGATGCCTGCGATTATTCTGCGCAGTACTATCCGTGCGATAACTAAAGGAATTGCGATTAAAGAGGCGCAGCGTCAAGACAGTTTGGCAGGCTTGTTTGTCAATATTGTTGCGATGGCAACTGAAATGGCTGATGACCGCATGTGGCGAGCATTGCCTGCAAAAGTAGGAATTGCTAGAACAAAACTTACAGTAGGAAAGCATATATTGCAGGTTGATGGTTTGAGCTTTCCTTTCGAAGTTGCAGGGAAGTATGCTGCAATTTCGATGCGAACATTTCAAGGAAAAACTTTTGTAAGCTTCCCTAATGGCTTGACGGTTAGAACCGATATCCCTGTTGAGGTGGCGGATGCACCCGTAATTAAATAA
- a CDS encoding DUF4118 domain-containing protein, translated as MDTQAYLLRLRQLPHAFWAILATSLTTFTGYLLHPWVDQANTVMLYLLNVVVLATLVNRFAVFLSVVLSVGMFDFFFVPPHFSFAVADAQYLITFLVMMITGGLIAGLTANLKAQVALNADGAQQSKQLYVLAEALAGVTNVVDACQEVRRFNDQIGLVVKFYLPLNAVSDISDQVDISILNATMQHGSVVETGGLHSVSGTAMLLPIGTREESVGVLVVMAEKQHGSWPLVHRALLQTVTSLLATTLARLQLEVSESASRVAVHSERLRSSLLSALSHDLRTPLTALVGIADTLAMHKEKTAEDKEALILSMQQQSRAIGHMVTNLLDMAKLQAGAVTLHKEWQFLDEVVYSAAQLLGGALAPNRLTIEMQDDMPLVEFDAVMIERVVGNLLENAVKYAHPDASIAVQIGADEARVWLSVKDIGPGFPADKLNSLFLLFERGHAESVTPGIGLGLAIASAIMAAHGGDIQAANHLDSNQEVAGAVVTITLPKGNAPQLLLEEVD; from the coding sequence ATGGATACTCAAGCCTATCTCTTACGACTAAGACAGCTGCCACATGCCTTTTGGGCAATATTGGCAACGTCGCTCACGACATTTACCGGATACCTATTGCACCCGTGGGTGGATCAGGCGAATACCGTAATGCTGTATCTGTTGAATGTGGTGGTATTAGCGACATTGGTGAATCGCTTCGCCGTATTTCTCTCGGTGGTGCTGTCTGTGGGCATGTTTGATTTCTTTTTTGTACCGCCGCATTTTTCCTTTGCAGTTGCTGATGCGCAATATCTCATTACCTTTCTCGTCATGATGATTACCGGTGGGCTCATTGCTGGCTTAACGGCTAATCTAAAAGCCCAAGTGGCACTGAATGCCGATGGTGCCCAGCAATCTAAGCAACTCTATGTTCTGGCGGAAGCGTTAGCCGGGGTGACGAATGTGGTCGATGCTTGCCAAGAGGTGAGACGGTTTAATGATCAAATTGGGCTGGTAGTTAAGTTCTACTTACCCCTCAACGCTGTGAGCGATATTTCAGATCAGGTAGATATCTCTATTTTAAATGCCACCATGCAGCATGGGTCTGTGGTGGAAACGGGTGGATTACATTCTGTTTCTGGCACGGCAATGCTACTGCCGATCGGTACGCGAGAAGAGAGTGTCGGTGTGCTGGTAGTGATGGCAGAAAAGCAGCATGGCAGTTGGCCGCTAGTTCATCGTGCACTACTTCAAACGGTGACCTCTTTATTAGCAACTACCTTGGCTCGTTTACAGTTGGAAGTATCTGAAAGTGCATCTCGGGTCGCTGTACATTCAGAGCGTTTAAGAAGCTCTTTGCTATCAGCGCTCTCGCATGATTTACGCACGCCGCTGACGGCACTGGTTGGCATCGCGGATACATTGGCTATGCACAAAGAGAAAACCGCGGAAGATAAAGAAGCGTTAATTTTATCTATGCAGCAACAAAGCCGTGCAATTGGCCATATGGTGACTAATTTGTTAGATATGGCGAAGCTACAGGCTGGTGCGGTAACGTTGCACAAAGAATGGCAGTTTTTGGATGAGGTGGTGTACAGCGCTGCACAATTGCTGGGGGGCGCATTAGCGCCGAATCGCTTAACCATCGAGATGCAAGATGACATGCCTCTGGTAGAGTTTGATGCCGTCATGATTGAACGTGTGGTGGGCAATTTACTGGAAAATGCAGTGAAATATGCACATCCTGATGCAAGTATCGCTGTGCAAATTGGGGCGGATGAAGCACGAGTTTGGTTAAGTGTAAAAGATATTGGCCCAGGGTTTCCTGCAGACAAATTAAATAGTTTATTTCTCCTTTTTGAACGTGGACATGCCGAGTCCGTCACACCTGGCATTGGGTTGGGATTGGCGATTGCGAGTGCAATTATGGCTGCGCATGGCGGCGATATTCAGGCTGCAAATCACCTTGATTCCAATCAGGAAGTGGCCGGTGCGGTAGTGACAATCACTCTGCCAAAAGGAAATGCACCGCAATTGTTGTTAGAAGAAGTGGATTAG
- the lpoB gene encoding penicillin-binding protein activator LpoB, with protein MNKLMTCSVISLAALLSACAAQGPMKKGDVSYGDAKAVETVSNEFGSTDLQTIAESMARSLVQSQVVRGRPLITIADVKNKTSEYIDTKSITDSIRTQLLKSGQVRFATDISGMQSQTDELARQNNSGMYKKSTQAKVGKMEGAQYRLEGEITSIVKRNSDVKDVYYKFSLILTNNEAGTIEWADEKEIRKTSKR; from the coding sequence ATGAATAAGCTCATGACATGCTCGGTAATTAGTTTAGCTGCTTTGCTGAGCGCATGTGCAGCACAAGGTCCAATGAAAAAAGGTGATGTGTCATACGGTGATGCCAAAGCCGTTGAAACCGTTTCTAATGAGTTCGGTTCAACTGACTTACAGACCATTGCAGAAAGTATGGCGCGTTCTTTGGTTCAGTCCCAAGTTGTTCGTGGTCGCCCACTAATTACAATTGCTGACGTGAAGAACAAAACTAGTGAATACATCGATACTAAATCGATTACTGATTCAATTCGTACTCAATTGTTGAAGAGTGGTCAAGTTCGCTTTGCAACTGATATTAGCGGTATGCAGAGTCAAACAGATGAACTAGCTCGTCAAAATAATAGCGGTATGTACAAAAAGAGTACTCAAGCTAAAGTGGGTAAAATGGAAGGTGCCCAATATCGTCTTGAGGGTGAAATTACCTCTATTGTGAAGCGTAATTCTGACGTGAAAGATGTGTACTACAAGTTCTCATTGATTTTGACCAATAACGAGGCTGGTACGATCGAATGGGCAGACGAGAAAGAAATTCGCAAAACTTCTAAGCGTTAA
- a CDS encoding EamA family transporter yields MSIKTSDILLTAIGPVIWGSTYLITTELLPPAHPLTAAVIRVLPIGILLALLSSYTPPKTMWPKLALLSILNIAIFQALLFVAAYRLPGGVAATLGAIQPIVVGFLSWLVLQQKPHPLQWLAALGGILGVALMVLKPDATLDSLGILAALIGAATNATGTIFTRKWCKNMPIQTLTAWQLWMGGLMLLPFACLMEYRLDQLTIPNYLGYAYLAVFGSGIAYTLWFRGIQKLTVTGVTMLALLSPVVATILGFAFLQQAMNSWQLVGGALVLASVVLGQFGKR; encoded by the coding sequence ATGTCCATCAAAACAAGTGATATTTTGCTCACCGCCATCGGACCTGTCATCTGGGGTAGCACCTATTTAATTACAACAGAACTGCTTCCGCCTGCGCATCCACTCACGGCAGCGGTGATTCGGGTATTACCGATTGGGATTCTGCTTGCCCTACTGAGCAGCTATACACCACCAAAAACGATGTGGCCAAAACTAGCGCTCCTTTCAATTCTTAACATCGCGATTTTCCAAGCCTTGCTATTCGTGGCAGCCTATCGCCTTCCGGGCGGCGTTGCGGCGACGTTGGGCGCCATTCAGCCGATTGTAGTAGGGTTCTTATCTTGGTTAGTCTTACAGCAAAAACCACACCCACTTCAGTGGCTAGCAGCACTTGGCGGAATCCTTGGTGTCGCGCTCATGGTATTAAAGCCCGATGCAACATTAGACAGCCTTGGGATATTGGCGGCATTAATTGGGGCGGCAACCAACGCCACGGGCACTATTTTTACGCGAAAATGGTGTAAAAATATGCCGATTCAAACCTTAACGGCATGGCAATTATGGATGGGCGGGTTAATGCTATTACCCTTTGCCTGCCTGATGGAATATCGACTAGACCAACTCACTATCCCGAATTATCTAGGGTATGCGTATCTAGCCGTCTTTGGATCCGGGATAGCGTATACCCTCTGGTTTCGCGGCATTCAGAAGCTGACGGTAACAGGAGTAACCATGCTAGCATTGCTAAGCCCTGTCGTTGCGACAATACTAGGCTTTGCCTTCTTGCAGCAGGCAATGAACTCATGGCAATTAGTTGGTGGGGCGCTAGTTCTGGCCAGTGTTGTGCTTGGCCAGTTTGGTAAAAGATAA
- a CDS encoding oxidoreductase-like domain-containing protein — protein sequence MNPLDNLPPEAPEPPAEGECCDSGCEDCVLDRYQAALRQYREELAMWQALQEEDNPPNT from the coding sequence ATGAATCCATTAGACAATCTTCCACCTGAAGCGCCCGAACCACCAGCAGAGGGAGAATGTTGCGATAGCGGCTGTGAAGATTGTGTGTTGGATCGATATCAGGCGGCTTTACGGCAATACAGAGAAGAACTAGCCATGTGGCAAGCACTTCAAGAAGAAGATAACCCTCCTAACACTTAG
- a CDS encoding MarR family winged helix-turn-helix transcriptional regulator has product MKSDRAAYAVSQWKDEFPNDDFLAMELLGRLLEISQIVSQQHLQPLFASFGLHPGEFDVLATLRRAGSPYQLTPTQLFGAAMISSGGMTNRIDRLEKAGWVMRLPHPTDRRGTLVQLTDTGLTLINQILPVHLATEQSLIAGLSKDKQMALNELLQQLVAQLPESKA; this is encoded by the coding sequence GTGAAATCAGATCGTGCAGCCTACGCCGTCTCCCAATGGAAAGACGAATTTCCTAATGATGACTTCTTGGCCATGGAGCTACTTGGAAGATTATTAGAAATTAGTCAAATTGTTAGCCAGCAACATCTTCAACCTTTGTTTGCCTCTTTTGGATTACACCCCGGAGAGTTTGACGTATTGGCCACCCTTCGCCGTGCAGGCAGCCCCTACCAGCTAACCCCAACCCAACTATTTGGTGCGGCAATGATTAGCTCTGGCGGCATGACCAACCGAATAGATCGGCTGGAAAAAGCAGGCTGGGTGATGCGCTTACCCCACCCGACGGATCGAAGAGGTACATTGGTGCAACTAACAGACACAGGGCTTACGCTGATTAATCAAATTTTGCCCGTTCATTTAGCAACAGAACAATCATTAATCGCAGGATTATCCAAAGATAAACAGATGGCGTTAAATGAATTACTTCAGCAACTTGTCGCACAATTACCGGAGTCAAAAGCATGA
- a CDS encoding prolyl-tRNA synthetase associated domain-containing protein codes for MSQTTESLISLLDQHQVSYQRFYHPPVFTCEEARALTPNLPGAETKNLFLRDGKGKRHFLVTLPDTASVSLKALGEHLGVKGLTFASPERLLKYLGITPGAVSFLALSNDVEIAVEVLLDSQLAQAEQILAHPLVNTETLSIATKDLLRFIQEVCGHTVQELQRDALAPA; via the coding sequence ATGAGCCAAACGACTGAATCGTTAATTTCGCTTTTGGACCAACATCAGGTGAGCTATCAGCGCTTCTATCACCCACCAGTTTTTACTTGCGAAGAAGCAAGAGCATTAACGCCCAACTTACCTGGTGCAGAAACGAAGAATCTATTTCTAAGAGATGGAAAAGGAAAAAGGCATTTCTTAGTGACCTTGCCAGACACGGCGAGTGTGTCTCTCAAAGCATTAGGCGAACACTTAGGTGTGAAAGGCCTAACATTTGCCTCACCAGAACGCTTATTAAAGTATTTAGGCATTACGCCCGGAGCGGTTTCATTTCTCGCTTTAAGCAATGATGTCGAAATCGCAGTAGAAGTGCTGCTAGACAGCCAATTAGCCCAAGCGGAACAGATTCTTGCTCACCCGCTGGTCAATACCGAAACATTATCCATCGCAACAAAGGATTTACTCAGATTTATTCAAGAGGTATGTGGGCACACGGTTCAGGAACTGCAACGAGATGCCCTTGCGCCAGCTTAA
- a CDS encoding potassium transporter Kup has translation MSTAKGRTAALTLAALGVVYGDIGTSPLYTMKEIFAGGHHPVPMTADNILGILSLIFWSLMVVVSLKYVLFIMRADNHGEGGIMALMAQVRHAIPNAKLTGTLMVLGLIGAALFYGDSVLTPAISVLSAVEGLGIVSSSLDRYIVPIALVILVSLFVVQKYGTAKVGMFFGPIIIAWFVTLAGLGLWHIYQFPVVLKALNPIYAVQFFVNQPIIGFFALAATVLALTGGEALYADMGHFGRRPIQIGWFGIVLPGLVLNYFGQGALLIANPSAIENPFYLMVPNWAVLPLVILATMATIIASQAVISGAYSVTQQAIQLGYLPRMNILHTSSQEAGQVYVPAINWSLMVAVAILVVSFRSSSSLAAAYGIAVTGTMAITTILAAVVVRKLWGWSRAKVAVVAGLFLLVDMAYFSANLTKMFQGGWFPLALGLVIFVVMTTWFKGRALLNQHRESDTMPLISFVESIGEAAPTVSGTAVFMTSNPDRTPHALLHSLKHYKSLHERVIIMTVDTVDAPYVPPESCVHVKRINDQFWQVRVSFGFMDQPLLPQALATAGLKELMLDEMDTSFFLGRETLVKQVGMGWRSWRAKLFMGMFRNAGSAADYFGLPPNRVVELGSQIVL, from the coding sequence ATGTCTACTGCGAAAGGCCGGACAGCGGCGCTTACGCTGGCGGCGCTCGGCGTTGTCTATGGTGATATTGGTACCAGTCCGTTATATACAATGAAAGAAATTTTTGCGGGTGGCCACCACCCTGTGCCGATGACGGCTGACAATATTCTTGGCATCTTATCGCTGATTTTTTGGTCGTTAATGGTGGTGGTTAGCCTAAAGTATGTCCTCTTTATTATGCGGGCAGATAACCATGGGGAAGGCGGTATTATGGCGCTCATGGCGCAAGTCCGTCATGCTATTCCCAATGCAAAGCTAACTGGCACCCTGATGGTGTTGGGCTTAATCGGTGCGGCATTATTTTATGGGGATAGTGTCTTAACGCCTGCCATCTCGGTGCTATCTGCCGTAGAAGGGTTAGGGATTGTTTCGTCGTCTTTAGATCGTTACATCGTCCCCATTGCACTTGTTATTTTGGTGAGTTTATTTGTTGTTCAAAAATATGGCACGGCAAAAGTGGGTATGTTTTTCGGGCCGATCATCATTGCGTGGTTTGTTACGCTAGCAGGACTTGGGCTATGGCATATTTATCAGTTCCCTGTGGTACTGAAAGCGCTAAACCCAATCTATGCGGTGCAGTTTTTTGTGAATCAACCAATCATCGGTTTTTTTGCGCTAGCGGCAACGGTACTGGCATTAACTGGTGGTGAAGCGCTGTACGCCGACATGGGGCATTTTGGACGTCGCCCCATTCAGATTGGCTGGTTTGGCATTGTCCTTCCTGGGCTGGTACTAAATTACTTTGGGCAGGGGGCTTTGCTAATTGCCAATCCAAGTGCTATTGAAAATCCATTTTATTTAATGGTGCCAAACTGGGCGGTTTTACCTTTGGTGATCTTGGCAACGATGGCGACCATTATTGCCTCGCAGGCGGTGATTTCGGGTGCGTACTCGGTGACGCAACAGGCGATACAGTTAGGTTATTTGCCAAGGATGAATATTCTGCACACCTCTAGCCAAGAAGCGGGGCAAGTCTATGTCCCTGCGATTAATTGGTCGTTGATGGTGGCGGTCGCCATTCTAGTGGTTAGTTTCCGCTCCTCTTCTAGTTTGGCGGCTGCGTATGGTATTGCGGTGACCGGCACGATGGCGATTACAACGATTCTCGCGGCTGTGGTGGTGAGAAAACTGTGGGGATGGTCGCGAGCAAAAGTGGCAGTAGTGGCCGGGCTCTTTCTATTGGTTGATATGGCTTACTTCAGCGCTAACTTAACCAAAATGTTTCAAGGTGGATGGTTCCCGCTAGCACTTGGGTTGGTGATTTTTGTGGTGATGACGACCTGGTTTAAAGGTAGAGCGTTGCTGAACCAACACAGAGAGAGCGATACCATGCCGCTAATTAGCTTTGTCGAAAGCATTGGTGAAGCCGCACCAACGGTTTCAGGTACGGCTGTCTTTATGACGAGCAATCCCGATCGCACCCCACATGCTTTGCTGCATAGCTTAAAGCATTATAAAAGCCTACATGAGCGAGTCATCATCATGACGGTAGACACGGTGGATGCCCCTTATGTGCCACCAGAATCATGTGTGCATGTGAAGCGTATTAATGATCAGTTTTGGCAAGTCAGGGTCAGTTTTGGGTTTATGGATCAACCACTATTACCACAGGCATTAGCAACGGCAGGGCTCAAAGAGTTGATGTTAGACGAAATGGATACGTCTTTCTTCTTAGGCAGAGAAACACTAGTGAAGCAGGTCGGCATGGGCTGGAGAAGTTGGCGTGCCAAGCTATTTATGGGGATGTTCCGTAATGCTGGTAGCGCGGCAGATTATTTCGGCTTACCGCCAAACAGAGTTGTCGAATTAGGGTCTCAAATCGTGCTATAA
- the kdpE gene encoding two-component system response regulator KdpE: MEQLIVLIEDDPQIRRFVRISLESEGYRVQEADSASRGLIEAATRKPDLLIVDLGLPDRDGISLIEDFRGWSQHPVLVLSARTDESDKIAALDAGADDYLTKPFGVGELLARVRALLRRSVGGGENTPRHQFGEVVVDLALRLVSFQGGEVHLTPIEYRLLQTLVANPNKVLTHRFLMQAVWGPNHAESGHYLRIYLSRLRQKLEVDPTQPKHFLTETGIGYRFHPG, from the coding sequence ATGGAACAATTAATTGTCCTGATCGAAGATGATCCACAAATTAGACGATTTGTTCGTATCTCTTTGGAGTCTGAAGGTTATCGTGTTCAAGAGGCGGACTCGGCCAGCAGAGGGCTAATTGAGGCGGCAACCAGAAAACCAGACTTGCTAATTGTCGATTTGGGTTTGCCTGATCGGGATGGCATTTCTCTCATTGAAGATTTTCGTGGATGGTCACAACATCCGGTGCTGGTGTTATCTGCCCGAACAGATGAATCAGACAAAATTGCGGCCCTCGATGCAGGGGCAGACGACTATTTAACCAAGCCATTTGGTGTGGGTGAGTTGTTAGCAAGGGTAAGGGCGCTGCTACGCCGCAGTGTGGGCGGTGGGGAAAATACACCTCGACACCAATTCGGTGAGGTAGTAGTGGATTTGGCCTTAAGACTAGTCTCTTTTCAAGGTGGAGAAGTCCATCTCACCCCAATTGAATATCGTTTATTGCAAACCTTAGTGGCGAACCCAAATAAAGTGCTGACACACCGCTTCTTGATGCAGGCGGTATGGGGGCCAAATCATGCAGAAAGCGGTCACTATCTTCGAATCTATCTAAGCCGGCTTCGCCAGAAATTAGAAGTCGATCCTACTCAGCCCAAACATTTCTTGACTGAAACCGGTATTGGATACCGGTTTCACCCCGGGTAA
- a CDS encoding deoxyguanosinetriphosphate triphosphohydrolase, which produces MNWQQLLSTTRFRIADGKAVPTVSPATAEGASGLRSDFHIDHDRVVFSSAFRRLGRKTQVHPLASHDHTHNRLTHSVEVSSVGRSLGNRVGAALDQHGLLPAGFTPFDIGAIVQVACLAHDIGNPPFGHTGEDALRVWFRDPAQAHFLAGLTPAETLDVQTYEGNAHGFRMVAALEMYEKDGGMRLTAAALGALMKYPWTVDVSPKPGKFNLYQSELPYFEAVAESLGLPELSTNRWARHPLSYLMEAADDICYAILDLEDAVEIGILDVHEFERLLTPLAGLDDRVWRTTDPRQKCALLRGTVVGKCVTALADRFMAHHDSLMHGQFAGKDLLAVCPEEINHPLLAAKDLASRKVYRHRSKVVTEVAAYPCMATILNVLIPGVHTLVTKGEHAMSTKEKIQLSLLDRPLPVQEGLYACYMTVLDYVGSMTDNAAAGLAREVSGVGII; this is translated from the coding sequence ATGAATTGGCAGCAACTGCTGTCTACTACCCGATTTCGCATAGCAGATGGCAAAGCCGTGCCAACCGTCTCTCCTGCAACCGCAGAAGGGGCTTCCGGGTTACGCTCGGACTTTCACATTGATCATGATCGTGTAGTCTTTAGTAGCGCTTTTAGACGCTTGGGGCGAAAAACCCAGGTTCATCCTTTGGCTTCTCATGATCATACGCACAACCGCCTGACGCACAGTGTTGAAGTATCGTCTGTTGGCCGATCGTTAGGAAACCGCGTGGGCGCAGCGCTTGATCAGCATGGCTTGCTTCCTGCAGGATTCACCCCATTTGATATTGGCGCCATTGTGCAAGTCGCTTGCCTCGCGCACGATATTGGCAACCCTCCTTTTGGCCATACTGGCGAAGATGCTTTACGTGTCTGGTTTAGAGATCCGGCACAAGCGCATTTTCTAGCAGGACTAACCCCTGCCGAAACCTTGGATGTGCAAACCTATGAAGGCAATGCACATGGCTTCCGAATGGTTGCGGCGCTGGAAATGTATGAAAAAGATGGCGGCATGCGTTTAACTGCCGCCGCATTGGGTGCGTTAATGAAATATCCGTGGACGGTAGATGTTTCGCCGAAACCGGGAAAGTTTAATTTATACCAGTCAGAACTCCCCTACTTTGAGGCGGTTGCAGAATCACTTGGCTTACCTGAACTGTCAACTAATCGCTGGGCAAGACATCCCTTGTCTTATCTGATGGAAGCAGCAGACGATATTTGTTATGCCATCCTCGATTTAGAAGATGCAGTGGAAATTGGCATCCTGGATGTGCATGAGTTTGAGCGTTTGCTAACCCCGTTAGCGGGCTTGGATGATCGTGTTTGGCGAACCACAGACCCTCGGCAAAAATGCGCCTTATTGCGCGGTACAGTGGTGGGTAAATGCGTAACGGCGTTGGCAGACCGCTTTATGGCACATCATGATTCTCTAATGCATGGCCAATTTGCAGGTAAAGATTTATTGGCTGTCTGCCCTGAAGAAATCAACCACCCGCTATTGGCGGCAAAAGACTTGGCTAGCCGCAAAGTTTACCGTCACCGTAGCAAGGTAGTGACGGAAGTAGCTGCCTACCCATGTATGGCGACGATCTTGAATGTATTGATTCCCGGCGTGCATACATTGGTGACAAAAGGGGAACACGCTATGTCGACCAAAGAGAAGATTCAACTCTCCTTACTTGATCGACCTCTCCCCGTGCAAGAAGGCCTATATGCCTGCTATATGACAGTATTAGATTACGTTGGCAGCATGACGGATAACGCGGCCGCAGGCTTAGCCAGAGAAGTTTCTGGTGTCGGCATTATCTAG